The following are encoded together in the Ovis aries strain OAR_USU_Benz2616 breed Rambouillet chromosome X, ARS-UI_Ramb_v3.0, whole genome shotgun sequence genome:
- the LOC101112957 gene encoding transcription factor BTF3-like: protein MRNYGPRACRKETTNTSPARPHFRSNKGTARRKKVVHRTATADDKKLQFSLKKLGVNNISGIEEVNMFTNQGTVIHFNNPKVQASLAANTFTIMGHAETKQLTEMFVSIFNQLGAHSLTSLRRLAEALPKQSVDGKASLTTGEEDDDEVPDLVENFDEASKNEAN from the exons ATGAGGAACTATGGCCCACGAGCCTGcagaaaggaaaccacaaacaca TCCCCCGCACGGCCCCATTTCCGGTCCAACAAGGGAACTGCTCGTAGAAAGAAGGTGGTTCATAGAACAGCTACAGCAGATGACAAAAAACTTCAGTTCTCTTTAAAGAAGTTAGGGGTAAACAATATTTCTGGTATTGAAGAGGTGAATATGTTCACAAATCAAGGAACAGTGATCCACTTTAACAACCCTAAAGTTCAGGCATCTCTGGCAGCAAACACTTTCACCATTATGGGCCACGCTGAGACAAAGCAACTGACAGAAATGTTCGTCAGCATCTTTAACCAGCTTGGTGCCCACAGTCTCACCAGTTTAAGGAGACTGGCTGAAGCTCTGCCCAAACAATCTGTGGATGGAAAAGCATCACTTACCACTGGAGAGGAGGATGATGATGAAGTTCCAGATCTTGTGGAGAATTTTGATGAGGCTTCCAAGAATGAAGCAAACTGA